From Brevibacillus marinus, a single genomic window includes:
- a CDS encoding flagellar brake protein — protein MLPEVGQVIWLRPSFGDVQKSSRTYKSRIADLDPDGATAAMEVPTDEQTGSSGYLLQGTKWLVWYFGPDGSRYEFSTEVVGKRNDNIPLVLIHLPDKQQIVRTQRRNFVRVELKVDIAVQLKDSLRNYHFLTHTQDLSGGGLAITCSQTYRLMVGDRLALWMALPMRSGAIEHVAAIGECTRVEPLESNSDQQLVSIKFVEISESDRAKIIRLCFERQLEQHKILPEADRREYSG, from the coding sequence GTGCTGCCGGAAGTGGGTCAAGTGATTTGGCTGCGTCCCAGTTTTGGAGACGTGCAAAAGAGCAGCCGTACGTACAAATCGCGCATTGCCGATCTGGATCCGGATGGTGCGACAGCCGCCATGGAGGTTCCGACGGATGAGCAGACCGGAAGCTCCGGCTACTTGCTGCAGGGAACAAAATGGCTTGTCTGGTATTTTGGACCTGACGGATCACGGTACGAGTTTTCAACAGAGGTGGTTGGAAAACGGAACGACAACATTCCGCTGGTGTTGATTCACCTCCCGGACAAACAGCAAATCGTGCGGACACAGCGGAGAAATTTTGTGCGTGTGGAGCTGAAGGTGGACATCGCCGTCCAGCTCAAGGACAGCTTGCGCAACTACCACTTCCTGACCCATACCCAGGATCTCAGCGGGGGAGGTTTGGCGATTACCTGTTCCCAGACCTACCGGCTGATGGTCGGGGATCGGCTTGCCCTCTGGATGGCTCTGCCGATGCGCTCCGGGGCGATTGAGCACGTCGCGGCCATCGGCGAATGCACGCGGGTCGAACCACTGGAGTCAAACAGCGACCAGCAGTTGGTATCGATCAAGTTTGTCGAGATTAGCGAGAGCGACCGCGCCAAAATTATCCGGCTCTGTTTTGAACGTCAGCTGGAACAGCACAAAATTCTGCCCGAGGCGGATCGGCGGGAGTACAGCGGATGA
- the ypeB gene encoding germination protein YpeB — protein sequence MVYGVVSRVLFPVAVVALVGTGVWGYQEHNEKNSILIKAENQYQRAFHDLSYAINKLNDELGKSLVINSQRQATPCLTNVWRLAYQAQSDVGQLPLTLMPFNNTEEFLAKVADFSYGVAVRDLNKEPLSDAEYNTLKSLYDQSKQIQKQLQHVQTKVMDKQLRWMDVETALASDDKQSDNTIIDGFRTIDRQVQEFDEVDWGVTIQNMEKKKKDRLKGLSGRRISKQEAEQIARRFLAAERGQATVQASKLEVDENGRGETYTAYSVRFTPQNSNAPIHLDVTKRGGKVIWLLNEREVKQPKLTLAQAEERAQTFLRQHGYDNMVAVETDAYQGLSVFTLVPQQNGVRIYPDTVTVKVALDNGEVVGFHAAEYLYNHKERTLPQAKLTAQQARQRVNPRLEVSEPRLALIEGKRDGKEVLCYEFQTRLEGKLYMIYINALTGDEEEIVRMDVENLQRSV from the coding sequence ATGGTGTATGGAGTTGTCAGTCGCGTTCTGTTTCCGGTAGCGGTCGTTGCGCTGGTTGGCACCGGTGTGTGGGGGTATCAGGAGCACAACGAAAAAAACTCGATCCTGATCAAAGCAGAAAACCAGTACCAGCGGGCATTTCACGACTTGTCCTACGCGATCAACAAGTTAAACGACGAGCTGGGCAAATCGCTGGTGATCAATTCGCAGCGACAGGCAACCCCGTGTCTGACCAACGTCTGGCGATTGGCGTACCAGGCGCAGTCTGATGTTGGGCAACTTCCGCTCACATTAATGCCGTTCAACAATACAGAAGAGTTTTTGGCCAAGGTGGCCGACTTTTCCTACGGGGTGGCCGTCCGCGATCTCAACAAGGAGCCGCTGTCGGACGCGGAGTACAATACCTTGAAAAGCCTGTACGATCAATCGAAGCAGATTCAAAAGCAGCTGCAGCACGTCCAGACGAAGGTGATGGACAAGCAGCTGCGCTGGATGGACGTAGAAACCGCGCTGGCCTCGGACGACAAGCAGTCGGACAACACGATCATCGACGGGTTTCGCACGATCGACCGGCAGGTGCAGGAGTTCGACGAAGTCGATTGGGGCGTCACCATCCAAAACATGGAGAAGAAAAAGAAAGACCGGCTGAAGGGGCTGAGCGGCCGGCGGATCAGCAAGCAGGAAGCGGAACAGATCGCCCGCCGGTTCCTGGCAGCCGAACGGGGACAGGCAACCGTGCAGGCGTCCAAACTGGAAGTGGACGAAAACGGCAGAGGCGAAACCTACACCGCGTACAGCGTTCGGTTTACGCCGCAAAACAGCAATGCGCCGATCCATCTCGACGTAACCAAGCGGGGCGGCAAGGTGATCTGGCTGTTGAACGAACGCGAGGTGAAGCAGCCGAAGCTCACCCTGGCCCAGGCGGAAGAACGCGCACAAACATTTTTGCGGCAACACGGGTACGACAACATGGTGGCGGTGGAAACGGATGCGTACCAGGGCCTGAGCGTCTTTACCCTTGTTCCCCAGCAGAATGGCGTGCGCATTTATCCTGATACCGTAACGGTCAAGGTGGCGCTGGACAATGGGGAGGTGGTCGGGTTTCATGCCGCGGAGTACCTGTACAATCACAAAGAGCGGACGCTGCCGCAGGCGAAACTTACGGCGCAGCAAGCACGGCAGCGGGTGAATCCGCGGCTGGAAGTGAGCGAACCGCGGCTTGCCCTGATTGAAGGCAAACGAGACGGCAAGGAAGTGCTCTGCTACGAATTCCAAACGCGACTGGAAGGCAAGCTCTACATGATCTACATCAACGCGTTGACCGGTGATGAAGAAGAGATTGTCAGGATGGATGTCGAAAACCTGCAAAGAAGCGTCTGA
- the prsW gene encoding glutamic-type intramembrane protease PrsW — protein MIALVGAALAPGIALLSYFYLRDHLQPEPISMVVRSFLFGILLVFPIMMLQYVIQAEWNLTNIWFQAVVASASVEEFFKWLIVYYTVYKHIAFDEPYDGIVYAVAVSLGFATLENLLYLLLNGLEMALWRALLPVSGHALFAIFMGYYLGLAKFTGNLQMQRKRLLASLVLPIALHAAYNLIMLSGQYWIWLITPFMLLLWWRGLKKVDLAHAFGSKKRESRTD, from the coding sequence ATGATAGCCCTCGTCGGCGCCGCCTTGGCGCCCGGTATTGCCTTGCTCAGCTACTTTTACCTCCGCGATCACCTGCAGCCGGAGCCGATCTCCATGGTGGTGCGCAGCTTTTTGTTCGGGATTTTGCTCGTTTTCCCGATCATGATGCTGCAGTATGTGATCCAGGCCGAGTGGAACCTGACCAACATCTGGTTTCAGGCAGTGGTGGCATCCGCGTCTGTTGAAGAGTTCTTCAAATGGCTGATCGTGTACTACACGGTCTACAAGCACATCGCGTTTGACGAGCCGTACGACGGGATTGTTTACGCCGTCGCGGTGTCGCTTGGTTTTGCCACGCTGGAGAACCTTTTGTACCTCCTGCTCAACGGCTTGGAAATGGCCTTGTGGCGGGCGCTGTTACCGGTGTCCGGCCACGCCCTGTTTGCGATCTTTATGGGGTATTACCTGGGGCTGGCCAAGTTTACCGGCAATCTCCAAATGCAGCGCAAACGTCTGTTGGCTTCGCTGGTTTTGCCGATTGCACTGCATGCTGCGTACAACTTGATCATGCTAAGCGGACAGTACTGGATCTGGCTGATCACGCCATTTATGCTGCTGCTTTGGTGGAGAGGGCTGAAAAAGGTAGACCTGGCCCACGCTTTCGGTTCTAAAAAGCGGGAGAGTCGTACAGACTAG
- a CDS encoding asparaginase, which yields MEQVLVIQTGGTIAMSADETEGVKPVDDQALNRCLPQLNRYAQVTMEHFANLPSPHMTLHVMNDLRRRIMQELEANRYAGIVVTHGTDTLEETAYFLDLTLPLSVQVPVVVTGAMRSSNEPGSDGPVNLISAVRTAIEPASRDKGVLVVFNEEIHAARHVTKTHTSNVAAFQSPHCGPIGTVSKRGVLYHHAPLVREYFPIEHVAANVPLIKAVAGMDPLWLSFLLEQPVDGLVIEGFGLGNLPPAIVPTLAQLLAKGVPIVLVSRCLGGQVAPVYDYAGGGRQLRDMGLIFSNGLNGPKARIKLIAALQQTNSRTQLQQFFER from the coding sequence ATGGAACAGGTACTTGTGATTCAAACGGGCGGTACCATTGCAATGTCAGCTGACGAAACGGAAGGCGTAAAACCGGTGGACGACCAGGCCCTCAACCGGTGTTTGCCGCAGCTGAACCGCTATGCACAGGTGACGATGGAGCATTTCGCCAACCTGCCCAGTCCCCATATGACGCTGCACGTGATGAACGATCTGCGCAGACGGATCATGCAGGAGCTGGAGGCGAACCGCTACGCCGGAATCGTGGTCACGCACGGCACCGACACGTTGGAAGAAACAGCGTACTTCCTGGACCTGACGCTGCCGCTGTCGGTGCAGGTGCCGGTAGTCGTGACGGGGGCCATGCGCTCAAGCAACGAGCCAGGCAGCGACGGCCCGGTCAATCTCATCTCTGCCGTACGCACCGCGATCGAGCCGGCGAGCCGTGACAAAGGCGTATTGGTTGTGTTTAACGAGGAGATCCACGCCGCACGCCACGTGACGAAAACCCACACCAGCAACGTAGCGGCCTTTCAGTCCCCCCATTGCGGCCCGATCGGCACGGTGAGCAAGCGCGGCGTCCTGTACCATCACGCGCCCCTCGTGCGGGAGTACTTTCCGATCGAACACGTCGCTGCCAACGTGCCGCTGATCAAGGCGGTAGCAGGAATGGATCCGCTGTGGCTCTCATTTTTGCTGGAGCAGCCGGTCGATGGTCTCGTGATTGAAGGGTTTGGTTTGGGCAACCTGCCGCCTGCCATCGTACCGACGCTTGCCCAGCTACTGGCGAAAGGGGTGCCGATTGTGCTCGTTTCCCGCTGTTTAGGCGGACAGGTCGCGCCCGTCTATGACTACGCGGGCGGCGGCCGCCAACTGCGGGACATGGGGTTGATCTTCTCCAACGGCCTCAACGGTCCAAAAGCGCGGATCAAGCTGATCGCGGCCCTGCAGCAGACGAACAGCCGCACGCAACTGCAGCAGTTTTTCGAGCGCTGA
- a CDS encoding Glu/Leu/Phe/Val family dehydrogenase, with translation MDLLKSTQRVIKEALEKLGYQEAMYELLKEPLRVLTVRIPVRMDNGEVKVFTGYRAQHNDAVGPTKGGIRFHPDVTEDEVKALSIWMSLKAGIVDLPYGGGKGGIVCDPREMSFRELERLSRGYVRAISQLVGPTKDIPAPDVFTNSQIMAWMMDEYSRIREFDSPGFITGKPIALGGSHGRETATAKGVTICIREAAKRRGIELKGARVVVQGFGNAGSYLSKFMHDAGAKVIGISDAYGALYDPDGLDIDYLLDRRDSFGTVTKLFTNTITNKELLELDCDILVPAAIENQITASNAHNIKASIVVEAANGPTTLEATKILTERGILLVPDVLASAGGVTVSYFEWVQNNQGYYWSEEEVERKLEEVMVKAFDNVYQTAQTRRVDMRLAAYMVGVRKMAEASRFRGWV, from the coding sequence ATGGACTTGCTCAAGTCCACTCAGCGGGTGATCAAGGAGGCTCTTGAGAAGCTGGGTTACCAAGAGGCGATGTATGAACTGTTGAAGGAACCGCTGCGTGTCCTGACGGTTCGCATCCCGGTACGCATGGATAACGGTGAGGTCAAAGTGTTCACCGGATACCGTGCTCAGCATAATGATGCGGTAGGGCCGACGAAGGGTGGAATCCGCTTTCATCCAGACGTGACAGAAGATGAAGTGAAAGCGCTTTCGATCTGGATGAGCTTGAAGGCAGGCATCGTCGACCTGCCGTATGGCGGCGGTAAAGGAGGCATCGTTTGCGACCCGCGTGAGATGTCGTTCCGCGAACTGGAGCGGCTGAGCCGCGGGTATGTGCGGGCGATCAGCCAATTGGTCGGGCCGACCAAAGATATTCCGGCTCCCGATGTGTTCACCAATTCGCAGATTATGGCTTGGATGATGGATGAGTACAGTCGGATTCGCGAGTTCGACTCCCCAGGATTCATTACCGGAAAACCAATCGCCCTTGGTGGCTCGCACGGCCGCGAGACCGCTACCGCCAAAGGTGTTACCATCTGCATCAGAGAAGCTGCAAAACGGCGCGGAATCGAGCTGAAAGGGGCGCGCGTTGTCGTCCAAGGCTTCGGTAATGCGGGCAGTTATTTATCCAAGTTTATGCACGATGCGGGCGCGAAAGTTATCGGCATTTCTGATGCGTATGGTGCGTTGTACGATCCGGATGGTCTGGACATCGACTATTTGCTGGATCGGCGGGATTCGTTTGGTACCGTCACCAAGCTGTTCACCAACACCATCACCAATAAAGAATTGTTGGAATTGGATTGTGATATTCTCGTCCCGGCTGCGATCGAAAATCAAATCACGGCCAGCAACGCTCATAACATCAAAGCCTCCATCGTGGTGGAAGCGGCCAACGGCCCGACAACGCTGGAAGCGACCAAAATCCTGACCGAGCGCGGGATTCTGCTTGTACCGGATGTCTTGGCCAGTGCCGGTGGTGTTACGGTATCCTACTTTGAGTGGGTACAGAACAACCAAGGCTACTACTGGTCGGAAGAGGAAGTGGAGCGGAAACTGGAAGAGGTTATGGTCAAGGCGTTCGACAACGTCTACCAGACCGCGCAGACGCGGCGGGTGGATATGCGCTTGGCGGCTTACATGGTGGGCGTGCGCAAAATGGCCGAAGCATCCCGCTTCCGGGGCTGGGTGTAA
- a CDS encoding PIG-L deacetylase family protein: protein MPKKQLLFVFAHPDDEAFTSGVTIAKYTNAGAQVALVCATRGQAGSAGNPPLCTRAELPAVREQELREAANILGIQSLEILDYADQHVSDVAQDELVAKIQQAIHTYQPQVVLTFAPHGISGHPDHRAICQATTQAVRRGSKASPVHKLYYCTIPSRSPLTAGRTLYTDPEEAITTEISAPEYVPVAARALLAHRTQHQSVERVFPGIAHGDYRHVRPVNHYILAWHNLPAYEIKGKEQDLFAGIFA, encoded by the coding sequence ATGCCGAAAAAACAACTGTTGTTCGTCTTTGCCCACCCTGACGATGAGGCCTTCACCTCCGGCGTAACCATTGCCAAATACACGAACGCCGGCGCGCAGGTGGCGCTTGTTTGCGCAACCCGCGGTCAAGCGGGCAGTGCCGGCAATCCGCCGCTCTGCACGCGGGCCGAACTGCCGGCCGTGCGCGAACAAGAGCTGCGGGAAGCGGCCAACATCCTCGGCATCCAGTCGCTGGAAATCCTCGACTATGCAGACCAGCACGTGTCCGACGTGGCGCAGGATGAGCTGGTGGCAAAGATCCAACAGGCGATCCATACCTATCAGCCGCAAGTCGTCCTTACCTTCGCACCGCACGGCATCTCCGGGCACCCCGATCACCGCGCGATTTGTCAAGCGACTACGCAGGCGGTTCGGCGAGGCAGCAAGGCTTCACCCGTACATAAACTGTATTACTGCACCATCCCGTCCCGCTCGCCGCTGACGGCGGGGCGTACGCTTTACACCGATCCGGAGGAAGCGATCACGACGGAGATCTCCGCTCCCGAATACGTTCCCGTCGCAGCCCGTGCCCTGCTGGCCCACCGCACGCAGCACCAGTCGGTGGAAAGGGTTTTTCCCGGGATTGCCCACGGCGACTACCGCCACGTGCGGCCTGTCAATCACTACATCCTGGCCTGGCACAACCTGCCCGCTTACGAAATAAAGGGAAAGGAACAAGACCTGTTTGCGGGGATTTTCGCGTGA
- a CDS encoding genetic competence negative regulator, with protein sequence MRVERLGQDKIRIFLTFDDLTERGIEKEDMWRDIPKVHELFNDMMEQAYHELGFEVSGPVAVEVFALPAQGMVVIVTRGKTGSTSDKDDEYDDEIYEMEVTLEESDLIIYAFREFEHMVEAAHRINALLTNGGTCYHYQGKYFLVLEDVELDQEGYQRLIAILSEYGEATPTTVYVLEEYGKVVIQDDAVKEICKHFS encoded by the coding sequence ATGCGTGTAGAGCGCCTTGGCCAAGACAAGATACGGATCTTTCTCACTTTTGATGATCTAACAGAACGGGGCATAGAAAAAGAAGATATGTGGCGTGATATTCCGAAAGTACATGAGCTGTTCAACGACATGATGGAACAGGCCTACCATGAGTTGGGATTTGAAGTGTCCGGGCCAGTCGCCGTTGAGGTTTTCGCCTTGCCAGCACAGGGAATGGTCGTGATTGTAACGAGAGGCAAGACCGGCTCAACCAGCGACAAGGATGACGAGTACGATGATGAGATATACGAGATGGAAGTGACGCTTGAAGAAAGCGATTTGATTATATACGCTTTCCGCGAGTTTGAGCATATGGTGGAAGCCGCGCACCGGATCAATGCGCTGCTCACCAATGGCGGTACCTGTTATCACTACCAGGGTAAGTACTTCCTCGTCCTGGAAGATGTGGAGCTGGATCAGGAGGGGTATCAACGCTTGATCGCCATCCTCTCCGAGTACGGCGAAGCGACACCTACGACGGTGTACGTTCTGGAAGAGTACGGCAAGGTCGTCATCCAAGACGATGCCGTAAAAGAGATCTGCAAACATTTTTCATAA
- a CDS encoding NAD(P)/FAD-dependent oxidoreductase encodes MCYDTIVIGGGMGGLQAAIQLGRSLHRVLVIDRQTGRSAIAKNYRNILGFPDGVSGPELRERGREQARRVGAEVVNGEVTALVRVSEEQFVATLRDSRQFQARTILLATGMTDALPQIPGLLECLGESVFICPDCDGYEVHQRPTLVIGSGEALLHMAERLRHYTQEQTLLVHALQEPAPDLRAKLAQSGFPWRWACVRRIKQCGGQLQAVVLASGERLPAQTAFLAFPGSRVNNELARSLDIAMLPNGHLLVDPRTKETSCRNVWAVGDLVAHSQMAAIAMGDGAQAAIWIAKRLHEKQSVTAAFD; translated from the coding sequence ATGTGCTACGATACGATCGTGATCGGCGGCGGAATGGGCGGCCTGCAAGCAGCGATCCAGCTGGGGCGAAGCTTGCACCGCGTGCTCGTGATCGACAGGCAGACGGGACGGTCGGCGATCGCGAAAAACTATCGCAACATTCTCGGTTTTCCGGATGGAGTAAGCGGACCCGAACTGCGCGAGAGGGGCCGCGAACAGGCGCGGCGAGTTGGCGCGGAAGTCGTCAACGGCGAGGTGACCGCGCTGGTGCGGGTCAGCGAGGAGCAGTTCGTCGCAACCCTGCGCGACAGCCGTCAATTCCAGGCGCGAACCATTCTGCTGGCGACCGGCATGACAGACGCGCTGCCGCAGATTCCCGGACTGCTGGAATGCCTGGGAGAAAGCGTGTTCATCTGCCCGGATTGTGACGGCTACGAGGTTCACCAGCGGCCGACACTCGTCATCGGCAGCGGTGAAGCCCTGCTGCACATGGCCGAGCGGCTGCGCCACTATACGCAGGAGCAGACCTTGCTCGTCCATGCTCTGCAGGAGCCTGCGCCAGACTTGCGCGCAAAGTTGGCGCAAAGCGGCTTCCCCTGGCGTTGGGCCTGCGTGCGCCGGATCAAACAGTGCGGCGGCCAGCTTCAGGCTGTGGTGCTGGCGTCGGGAGAACGTCTGCCGGCGCAAACAGCATTCCTCGCTTTTCCCGGCAGCCGGGTCAACAACGAGCTGGCCCGGTCGCTCGACATCGCGATGCTGCCGAACGGACACCTCTTGGTCGATCCGCGCACAAAAGAGACGAGCTGCCGCAATGTCTGGGCGGTCGGTGACCTCGTCGCGCATTCGCAGATGGCGGCCATCGCCATGGGGGACGGGGCGCAGGCGGCCATCTGGATCGCCAAACGGCTTCACGAAAAGCAAAGCGTGACGGCTGCTTTCGACTAA
- a CDS encoding LysM peptidoglycan-binding domain-containing protein, protein MPQDQPRSAQTATTTGLPPRRLRHAQKPPLLLSGRRLVIGGSVVALLLLTAIVLGVMQALPQAAPGVAELPPGEQASGQAETALPPAADREAEERPAMAGSASPVSGAAEVIPTAADSLPADAAQTPAKPGPSLVDAAQTPAKPGPSLVDAAQTPAKPETSPSDAVPQQQDSPPPRPHSAAERPLPQTEELTAAPAGKPQTDAGGSPSAPPRSNSTAVPRVIKHTVEKGDTLFSLSRRYYGNNQGWQRIARYNGLNPDDPLPIGKVLSIPAPKHS, encoded by the coding sequence ATGCCGCAGGATCAGCCGCGCTCTGCCCAGACGGCCACGACCACGGGGCTGCCGCCGCGCAGATTGCGACACGCGCAAAAACCGCCCCTCCTGTTGTCGGGCAGGCGGTTGGTCATCGGCGGCTCCGTCGTTGCCCTGCTGCTGTTGACCGCGATCGTCCTGGGCGTGATGCAAGCCCTCCCGCAAGCGGCTCCAGGCGTTGCCGAACTGCCGCCCGGCGAGCAGGCGAGCGGACAAGCAGAGACAGCGTTACCGCCAGCCGCTGACCGGGAAGCGGAGGAGCGGCCGGCAATGGCGGGTTCCGCTTCGCCTGTCTCAGGCGCGGCGGAAGTAATCCCGACGGCGGCGGACTCGCTTCCGGCGGATGCTGCCCAGACGCCGGCGAAGCCGGGTCCGTCACTGGTGGATGCTGCCCAGACGCCGGCGAAGCCGGGTCCGTCACTGGTGGATGCTGCCCAGACGCCGGCGAAGCCGGAGACGTCACCGTCGGATGCGGTTCCACAGCAGCAGGATTCGCCCCCGCCACGGCCCCATTCGGCCGCCGAGCGCCCGCTGCCGCAAACGGAAGAGCTGACGGCCGCGCCGGCCGGGAAACCGCAGACCGACGCGGGCGGCAGTCCGTCGGCTCCGCCGCGGTCCAACTCAACGGCTGTACCGCGCGTCATCAAGCATACGGTGGAAAAAGGGGACACGCTGTTTTCCCTGTCCCGCCGCTACTACGGGAACAATCAAGGCTGGCAGCGGATCGCCCGCTACAACGGCCTGAATCCCGACGATCCGCTGCCGATCGGCAAGGTGCTGTCCATCCCCGCTCCCAAACATTCATGA
- a CDS encoding IS4 family transposase: protein MVQHNSLSEKGQERISAVFSALQIGHLLRHAGISKSFGWSSLAIFRLIFVLVFEGRNWFRLLNSDRRQSLPGKDVVYRFLNHPRFAWRRFLHALSLKIVQHFDSLTSQSRIRAFIIDDSVLRRDRSKKAELLARVFDHTTGRYIRGYNMLTLGWSDGFSFAPIDFVMLSSAKLANRFCEMKERLSKRTPGYKRRIEALSRKPDAVVALLNRALKAGFSADFVLMDSWFTQAPLLRELMANGLHVIGMVKAMKQRYRFDEKSLTLQELYALLPKQKNTEILGSVIVQTACGLPVKLVFVQNRNRRRDWLVLLSTDLALEDAEIVRIYGMRWSIETFFKFAKSYLKLGTEFQGRSFDMLISHTTIVFARYLVMEWERRHENDARSLGGLFFLFSDEVRDLDLKTALQHLIAFFMEFTEAKSKRDQSAVFRQLQHWISSLPNYIKGLFGKLSCES, encoded by the coding sequence ATGGTACAACACAACTCTCTGTCTGAAAAGGGTCAAGAACGAATTTCGGCTGTGTTCTCTGCTCTGCAAATCGGTCATCTGCTGCGCCATGCCGGTATTTCCAAGTCGTTCGGTTGGTCCAGTCTCGCCATCTTTCGACTGATCTTTGTGCTTGTATTTGAAGGGCGTAACTGGTTTCGTCTTCTCAACAGCGATCGCCGCCAGTCTTTGCCTGGCAAAGATGTGGTCTATCGGTTCTTAAACCATCCGCGCTTCGCATGGCGACGATTTTTGCATGCATTGAGTCTGAAGATCGTTCAGCATTTTGATTCCCTGACCTCCCAGTCCCGCATTCGGGCTTTCATCATCGATGATTCGGTTCTTCGGCGGGATCGCAGCAAGAAAGCCGAGTTACTGGCCCGCGTCTTCGATCATACGACGGGGCGATATATCCGCGGCTACAACATGCTCACGCTCGGATGGTCGGATGGCTTCAGCTTCGCGCCCATTGATTTTGTCATGCTCAGCTCGGCCAAGCTGGCGAATCGCTTTTGCGAGATGAAGGAGCGTTTGTCCAAGCGCACGCCAGGCTACAAACGCCGCATCGAGGCGCTTTCGCGCAAACCGGATGCGGTTGTGGCCCTGCTCAACCGAGCGCTCAAAGCCGGATTCAGCGCGGACTTTGTCCTGATGGACAGCTGGTTTACCCAAGCGCCTCTGTTGCGTGAACTGATGGCGAACGGTCTGCATGTCATTGGGATGGTAAAGGCGATGAAGCAGCGATACCGGTTCGACGAAAAAAGCCTGACGCTCCAGGAACTGTATGCCCTTTTGCCAAAGCAGAAAAACACGGAGATTCTGGGCTCGGTCATCGTTCAAACCGCATGCGGTCTGCCGGTCAAACTGGTCTTTGTTCAAAATCGCAATCGGCGGCGGGATTGGCTGGTTCTGCTCAGCACCGACCTGGCGTTGGAAGATGCCGAGATCGTTCGCATTTACGGCATGCGTTGGAGCATCGAGACGTTCTTCAAATTTGCCAAATCGTATCTGAAGCTGGGGACGGAGTTCCAAGGCCGTTCATTTGACATGCTCATCAGCCACACCACCATCGTATTTGCGCGTTATCTCGTGATGGAATGGGAACGTCGTCACGAAAACGACGCGCGGTCGTTGGGCGGTCTGTTCTTCCTGTTTTCCGACGAAGTTCGAGACCTGGATCTCAAAACGGCTTTGCAACATCTGATAGCATTTTTCATGGAGTTCACGGAAGCCAAGTCCAAACGGGATCAGTCTGCCGTTTTTCGTCAACTTCAGCATTGGATTTCGAGTTTGCCCAATTATATCAAGGGTTTGTTTGGAAAATTAAGCTGCGAAAGTTGA